From a single Flavobacteriales bacterium genomic region:
- a CDS encoding triose-phosphate isomerase, with translation MKTIVAGNWKMHKDHAEALALIDEIAKERDTLPQNVVVVVAPAYPFLAEAAERLPNVIVAAQNCHFAEQGAYTGEVSVAMLKSIGVSACIVGHSERRQYFGETDADVAKKIVTLLAHGLIPIYCCGEREEERKAGKHFDVVSGQMKEALGGLANEQLVKVVVAYEPVWAIGTGLTASAEQAQEMHAHIRSLLRSHGDPVALNVPILYGGSCKPDNAESLFSNADVNGGLIGGAALKASDFLELVRIAGKTNKP, from the coding sequence ATGAAGACCATTGTAGCGGGCAACTGGAAAATGCATAAGGACCACGCGGAAGCGTTGGCATTGATCGATGAGATCGCGAAAGAGCGGGATACACTGCCGCAGAATGTGGTGGTCGTAGTAGCACCTGCATATCCTTTCTTGGCAGAAGCAGCAGAGCGCTTGCCCAACGTTATTGTAGCTGCACAGAACTGTCATTTCGCTGAACAGGGCGCCTACACCGGAGAAGTAAGTGTGGCCATGCTTAAGAGCATCGGGGTGAGCGCATGCATAGTTGGCCATAGTGAAAGGCGCCAGTACTTCGGCGAGACCGATGCCGATGTTGCAAAGAAGATCGTCACGCTTTTGGCCCATGGACTAATTCCGATCTACTGCTGCGGCGAACGCGAGGAGGAACGGAAGGCTGGGAAACACTTCGATGTGGTCAGTGGGCAAATGAAAGAGGCGCTTGGTGGCCTCGCGAACGAGCAATTGGTGAAAGTGGTCGTGGCCTATGAGCCTGTTTGGGCGATCGGCACAGGACTTACGGCAAGCGCTGAACAAGCACAGGAAATGCACGCGCACATTCGCAGTCTGCTCAGATCGCATGGTGATCCGGTCGCACTTAACGTGCCGATCCTCTATGGTGGAAGCTGCAAGCCGGACAACGCCGAAAGCCTATTCTCCAACGCCGATGTTAATGGTGGCCTTATTGGCGGTGCTGCCCTCAAGGCCTCGGATTTTCTGGAGCTTGTGCGAATAGCCGGGAAGACGAACAAGCCATAA
- the prmA gene encoding 50S ribosomal protein L11 methyltransferase, whose product MTYTEVTFRLAPVDPWRDILMVELGELGYDSFDESFTDPSHESGELKAYIKAEQFDASALRKLMTLRDPHVNVTWTKADMPARNWNAEWESSFQPVEVGSKVRIRADFHPSKTGFEHELVITPRMAFGTGHHATTRMMVLAMLDVELKNKSVCDLGCGTGVLAILAERMGASSCVAIDIDPDVMQNGRENVLRNNCEHIVVETGDAQAMGDRRFDAILANIERNTLLEAMQLMYDALLPGGLLFLSGFVVTDRHMLIQRAKEVGLTIHERLNEGDWALLGCRRPLGQE is encoded by the coding sequence TTGACATACACTGAAGTAACATTCCGGCTAGCCCCGGTTGATCCTTGGCGCGACATTCTAATGGTCGAACTTGGCGAGCTCGGTTATGACAGTTTCGATGAGAGTTTTACGGACCCTTCCCACGAGAGTGGCGAATTGAAGGCGTACATAAAAGCCGAACAGTTCGACGCATCCGCATTGCGGAAATTGATGACGCTGCGGGATCCACATGTGAACGTTACGTGGACCAAAGCGGACATGCCTGCAAGGAATTGGAATGCGGAATGGGAAAGCAGTTTTCAACCGGTTGAAGTAGGATCCAAGGTCCGGATCCGTGCGGACTTTCATCCGAGCAAAACGGGTTTTGAGCATGAACTGGTCATTACGCCCCGCATGGCCTTTGGTACTGGGCACCATGCAACTACGCGTATGATGGTTCTGGCCATGTTGGATGTTGAGCTAAAGAATAAGAGCGTTTGCGACCTAGGGTGTGGCACCGGAGTGCTTGCCATTTTAGCGGAACGAATGGGTGCTTCTTCGTGCGTCGCGATCGATATTGATCCTGATGTGATGCAGAACGGGCGTGAGAATGTTCTGCGCAACAACTGTGAGCATATCGTGGTGGAAACTGGAGATGCACAAGCAATGGGCGATCGACGATTCGATGCTATCTTGGCCAACATAGAACGCAACACCTTGCTCGAAGCAATGCAGTTGATGTATGATGCGCTACTCCCCGGCGGTCTGTTGTTCCTGAGCGGCTTTGTCGTAACGGACAGGCACATGCTGATCCAACGCGCCAAAGAAGTAGGGCTTACCATACATGAACGGTTGAACGAAGGGGATTGGGCTTTATTGGGATGTAGACGACCTTTGGGTCAAGAGTGA